From the genome of Solanum stenotomum isolate F172 chromosome 5, ASM1918654v1, whole genome shotgun sequence:
GTGAACAAATCTTGAACTAAGTGGTTCATTgaatgaagtaaaaaaatatttcacgCATATCACAATGTTCCgatgaaaatcaaaattatttaacaCCTTACATCCTGAATCCTTTTATTGAAGAGGTCGAGATTCTCGTTGGTTGATATGCAACTGCATAATTAGTGATCTAGTGGAAAACTACGAGACATGTGAACCTTATTAAATTGTTTTTTGTGTTTTGAGTATGATTTGGGCCATCTGCTTCAATAACTATTGTAAATTTGTAactaatataaatatgaaaataatgaatttacaaaataattgGAGATCCAAAAGGGAATTTGTTCCTTAGCATATTGAATTGTTTgtaaatttatgttttattcaatcttatttaGATAATATTTAGCAACATCTAAAAAAACTACCAATAAAATGAGTTGGTTGCCAAAATATCACAAGTACCATGTTGACCTAACTAGACAATGTCAAGAATATGAAggaaatcatttttatctaaacATTATtctaaattaaagaaaaagaaataactcTAATTTGGCTTATTTTTGTCAATAATATTATTAGCATTCTCACAAGGAAAGAAGCTTCtccatgtgtttggccatagattaATGATTTTGCTATATATAATTTGCCCAAttccattttcattttcctttggaGCATCTTTTTTCCCCACTGTTTGTACAATTttctgcaaaaaaaaagaagaattgaACCATTTTATAAACTAGGGGaaagtgaatatatatatatatatatatatatatagcaataAAAGTAATTActattcaatttatatgacacttttTGAATCTCGAGTCAAATAACTTTTTTCGTTGATCATAATTTTTTCATGTCTTTTAagcattttgaattatcaatacggtgatttataatactttcataatttttaaatatgtaaattttgtgGAATCTTAGTAGTTGCAGTTGATTAACTACGTGAACATTCACCTTAGATGGTGAGTGTGTTGATGGTTTGATCATCCaccttgtaatttttatttCCTCACCCATTTCCCCTACctcaattttcttaaaatatatatataaattttatttcaaaaatttaaagatttcatattgaaatttataatttccctacctcaattttcttaaaatatatatataaattttatttcaaaaacttAAAGATTTCATATTGAAATTTACAAttgatacttgaaattgaacTGTGGCACGTAAATTGAGGCAAGAATAGTAGTAtaccaaattaattaaagatacatACACTGGTAGGAGTGAATCTGAGTCCAACTTTTATTTGCCCTTTGTATGTGTCATCTTCAAGTACCACATTATAAGCAACTGGTATCACTTCAATAAATCTCTTTTCATTCCCCTCCATAATTATTCCTTTCAGATTAATtctgaagcaaaaaaaaaaaaaaactaatttatttatttatctaattttaacTCGACGCACAACTTGAGAAATTATACAAGATCTTTGAATCTTATAATCTTAACTAAAGATCGATAAAATATGTCAAAATATTCTgtaaatttgtgattttaaaccTATTATGTAAaaggttaaaattaaaaaattaatctaaaaaaatattattatttttttgaaacagactaaaagaAAAAGTACTTACATGGTTTCACCAGCAAATCCACCAGCTGTGAAGAATTCTTCAtccataatttttaatttaaggtACTCACATTCCTCTAATTTGTTAGTTGGcaattcaaacttaaatttttcatTCCACAAAATTTCCTTATGATTACCTGCATTATTATAACAATTAAATCATATTACAAATTGAACAAAGATTATTCAATTCCCCTAAGTTTGTACCCAATCCCCTTTATACACTTCTTGACCACATAAAACTTTCTACACACCAAACTTTTTAATGTCATGggtatatttgtaattttagatatttattttcttaatttttttcactaaTGGTATTGTTGGTGTAACATAAAAAATAGTGGATATAAAAGCTTCACTTTAAACAAATTCTAGTGTgtaaaaaggttttttttttcaatataagtGGGGACGTAATCTATGTATTAAACCTTGTAAATATCAAGGATTGGCAAGTTTGTTTGATATCACATCaaagttcaaatcttgaatgtttgaataaatttgaaatttacaagttgtgaaagttgcataaaaattgtcaaaacatttttaaaatcatccaaaaaagaaaagatgcaATACATGTTGAAATAGAGGAGAATTAATTTTCACGCCCTCAACTAATTTTACAAGATATTTACCATATACTTTCCATTATCACAATAGTACTACCATAAAAGAATATGGTGCAGTGAATGAGGTTGTTCTTGTTTCGCTTTTGACTAAAGGTTTCACATTTGAACCTTCATTATGAAAATTCTTTGACAAGGAGCTAGTGCTACCCCAAATAAGCCCTAGCTGGTGTGAATTTGAATTGGTCGGCCTCTAATAATATAGATACCAGACATTATATGaaacattaatttaaaaaaaaattctatccaccaatatataaaattatatatactacAAGAATAAGACAAACAACAAACCTGAGGAAATTTTTGTTGTGTAGGATTGGGATCCACATTCAACAATCACATAGTACGATGGATTTCCTATACAAAGATAAGTAAGACATCGTAAGGACGTAAACATAAGAATTACTCCACAAAAGAACTTTTTCACATAACACATTTCCCAAAGCAGATAACTCTTCCTTCGTCTCAAATTATTAGTCGTTTTTATTTCTCGAGATCAAAGTACTTTAcctattttaaatgtatattttcatcatattgatgtAAAACAGAgacttataatttatttatttttgatagtttttaaacattcaattttaatttaaaatactgGTTGATTAATCTTATTCAATGTAAATCattaattagtcaaattaaccaaaaaaaacaaGGAAAACCTTTGAAACAAAAGGAGTACAAGTAACTTTCTACAATAAATGGATTAATAACctgaaaaatatatacacaagtTGGCACTATAACATATTACTCCATGTCCTGGTCATATcccttaataaataattttaaaaaaaatgtattttaattattactctataagttatttaatattaaaaaatggaTAGTACTTAATTGAGGATAATAtagacaaaaaatatatattttagtaaaaaatgaatagatcaaagaaataaaatatattccataaaataaaaataaaactattctttTGCATATAATTAAAATCCTTACCAATAATGTTGGAGTGGCTAATGCCACGGGCACTTACAACATAAACTTCAAGGAGTCCTCCCTTCATTATATCACAAGGatttcctttatttttgttatctcTAATTCCCTTTTTATAAGTTTAAggattatgaaaaaaattaatcttcTAAATAATTAAGGTAATTACATAAACATCTATTAAATAATACGTTACTAGTGCATGTatacactatataaatatacattatAAATAAATGACAATAGACATTTATCAAGAATTAATTATACACTTAATTAACTTCTTAAAAGAGGAAACAATTAATAACTAACAAGTTATGTTACTCTATTGCTTTTAGTTATGGAAATCCAAATCTAAACTCTTccaataatatcaaaattatcGGAAAAAACgattaattgaaaatttaataaaatattaattatccacaaatgaaaaaggaaagaataatttttttgagaattttattctaattaTTTACCAGCACCTCTGATTTTTCAAAGAACTTGATGTATGGGCACCTATTACAACAAtactaaaattcaaaatgatGACTACAAGTAAACTGACCAAAGATTGATTTTGTCAAGAGgcaaatttagaattttgagGTTTTAAGTCCAACACTAATTGATTTTCGATTCAGACAAATTGATTGTGACACTAATTTGAATaatttcaatttgatttattttgagtTTCGATTCAAGTTATTCATCTTCCAATTTATATTGACATACTGATTACCATAATATTTTGGGCTTCACGTTAATTTATTTTGAGTTCCgattcaaatttattcattttttcaatttatatagaCAAATTACTTAAACAACATAGTTTAATAATTATGATAATTCTGAACAAAGAATAAAACAATTCAAATAGGATTtctaatatcaaaataaatatatcatttatttataattatccTCAACGAGTTTTCATATTCTTAAGCTATTTTTTGACACAAAAATAGTCAACTAGAACCAACACTAACTGTAAATGAATATTCagatatttaaaacaaaaaattaataaacacTATGAACTATAAATCATGAACAAggattaataaaattttaaaagccAGTAGTAATTCATAAGGAGTACAAATAAACAAAGATGAGTTTAAAATGAACTTTTATATGGCCAAGAGATTGAAATGAAAATAGAATTGAGTTGAATTACTTTATGGGATTAATGTcttgaaataattattaattgtttGGGATTGCACATTAATTATGCATTGTATTTTATTGGTATAGGAGTTGCATACCTATACACATTATATCTTATATGGATCGAAGGTGTACGTATGcacaatattatatatgattGGAGTGTCCCACCAATCAGCATATGGATCTCATGAGTACCCCATAAATCTCTGCTAGCTACACTATGACAACGGGTGTATACACAATATATACATTGTATTCAATCGttcattcattatcttttgtGGGTTGTTGTTGAGAGATTTTTAAATTGCGTACTTATCTAACATTGACTTAGAATATGATATATGTAGAATATTCCATGTTTAATTATGATTGTCGGTCCGGATTGGTTATAGCTATTGAGTCCTTGATGATAACAAGAGGCAGATATTGTGTTGAGTATACTGTTACTCTATGTCTTTTACAAAGTTGATCTAATATTTGTAAGTATTGAACAAGACAATATAGGATTGATCCTGGACATCGCATCATTTTTGGACGAGTCAATGTTACGTTGTTGCTGAGTACACGTGTTTTCTCATATCCACTTTACACTTGTTGCATCTTTCATGTGCATGTTCAACTCTAAGTTCGTTGGCGGTTAAATCATTATTATTGGACTCAAAAAGGCTTTTCAGAGTTTAGGATGAGTGGCAATACTAGATTCTAGTTCTATCTTTATATctactattttttcttctttccaaATAGTTTTAGTGTTCAAACGTATAGGCTTCATATCTTAGTCACTCTTGTACTTATGTCACCCGTTCTTGAAGATTATATTTATCGTGTatgtttaagttaagattcagattttagaatttcaaatttttacttaaatttttcGTATAATTTCGTTTTTCTCTTATCTTAATGGTTGATAACTAGTGGAGTTCACAAATGGGAAAATGATAGGTGGCCTCACGGCCTACTAGAAATTTTTTATCATGATAGAAGAGATAAAAGATTTGTTATAAAAACTTAactatagttaaaaaaaaaaagataggtattttaaaattatagctATATATAATAAGCTAGATTATTTCATTtgcttttataaattatatgaCCCAAAAATATTGAtcgtcatttatttttttgtgaggAGCTTACAAagtcagtttttttttaattcaatatttgaTATTCATATTCGAATTTTACTAATTTGGAGGACCACGTAGAAAATGctcctataaaaaaaaattcatattcaaaCTTGAAATCAATACCtgaattaaaaaagaaacaaccTCACATCCTTTTGCAGTAATTCTCCTTATTACTATGCCTTAACCCTTTAATTTACAAGGGGAAATGTGTAATATTAGGATGGGGAAGTAAGCCTATTAACTGGGTCGGATAAATACTTACTCATACCAGATCGGGCCTGACTCGGTTCCTCAATAATGGACCGGATCAGTATCGATCGAAATTAGGATTGTTCATAGTTATGGTTAAAAAAACAAATCGAATCGTAATTTGAACCAAAgcgattaaaaaaattgatacttggtttgatttggttaggtttgattttaaattttaaaaatcgatactatttggtttggttatggttttactAAAAGATAACCAAATCGAGCcgataaattaaatatataaattttataattatttatatattattcataaataaaaataaaaatattttgttaaattttaattaacttaaatctttaactttaccattttctcaagcccaacacttaaattttagctCAACTATTACAATCTTAAgtccaagtccatcaaaatcctttattttagttttcacCTACCCTACCTCATATAAGATAGTCacattttctcttaattgaatcactttgttcgtgtCATAATAACTCCCGTATTGATTAATTGAACCGACAATAACTTTCATGTGGATTATTCATATACTAAGTGTTTATGTCTATCCAGATCCATTTGACAAGTTTAGGGGGAAGCGCCAAAAGAGAAGATTCTTGTTTGTGGGGAGTACAAAATCGAAGAATTCCAAAACCAGACGAAGAACACTATGTCTCCATtaattttcccttgtcatctcCGTCTTCGATTATGACCTTCTTCTATCTTGTTCCTATAATTAACTGCATCATCATCACCATGAACTCTCTATATAAGCTCCTCTGTTTCCTTTCCACACTTCTCAGCtacttaaaacaatttttttatttctgatTCTAGGGTTCTTCACTCATGGACGATAACGAGCTTCATTTGTCTCCTCCCGCGGTAATTAGTGTGTTTTGGACTTGACAAAAAAAAGACATACATTTTTGTTTCTATTGATCTTTAGATCAAATTATTAACTGAAAGCATTTTTCCCCCTTTTGGAGGAAATTGCGAAACCTTGAGTGAAGTTCTGCCCTTTTATTTCTGAATCAAACATTTAACTTGTCAATATTTTCTAGATCCTTCacaaatattgattttatatgGGAGTGAATtatttagagttgaaaaacagGATTAGATTTGCAAGTAAGTAAATTAAactatattgaaaaaaatatagtgaAAGAGAATAAAATGAGCTTGAAAAGTCAGCTATGGTACAATGACCATGTGAGTTAAATAGTCTAAAACTATGCTATGATCATAAGAATCAAATAATTAACTTCTCAAGTTTTCATTGAACTTCAGTATGCATAACTTGGTTTGCAATTTTCCCATGTCTATCTTGCTTAGCATGCAATGAGAAGGTGATTTTGTGGAGATATTAGGAGCCCCCAGCCACTCTATGCTCCATGGTGTTTGAGGcaaaaatggaaaaacaaaTCACAATACCATATATTGGACTTTTAAGTTTTCTAAGATTATCTAGCTAGCAAGTTATTAGTTGCATGTTAGAGTGGGTTAAAAGTCCGACATTGGTTGGGGAATGGATTGACGGTTTGCTTATATAGACTAGAgcaatcctcccctcatgaCCTAGCTTTTTGGGATTGAGTTAGGCTATGTGTTAgatctttacatggtatcaaaACATGGTTCATCCCTGTTTGGGCTCTGTGGACCTGTTTGGCCTTTCGGTCGACGCTTCAGTTGGGTCTGGGCGTGAATGGGGGACGTTAGAGTAggtaaaagtcccacattggttggggAATGGGCTGACGGTctgcttatatggacttggacaatcctcccctcatgagctaactTGGGTGATGTTAGAGTGggtaaaagtcccacattggttggggAATGGATTGACGGTCTGCTTAGatggacttggacaatcctcccctcatgagctaactTTTAGGGTTGAATTTTAGGCCCACGTGCCTTATCTTTTGCAATGCGAGCTAACTCTTAGGGTTGAATTTTAGGCCCAGGTGCCTTGTCTTTACCTGCAAATAGAACAGTATTTTACGGAACACTTGTCTTAGGGGCATACACAAGAATTTGTGAATGGTATGAACTTACTGTCACAATTAGTCTTGTTCGAAGGCTTTACTTTCAATTCAAATTGGTATTTActtgcattatttttttaaaatagtgtaATGTACATATGattctaacaaaaaatatatttaactatatatatttaattaaatttctctGTGAAGTCATCCAGTATGTTTCCCGCTGCTTGTCATACCGGATGTTGTCTCCATGTAGCACTTGCTTCTTTTCGATTATCTAGTGAAGGTTTTTCTGACACTACAGACTAACTTTGGTTAATGGCACGTTTTGAGCAGCAGATGCTACCTCAAAGAATGGAATCAGGAGGTCCTTATTGTCTTCTGCACTGTTCAGGCCTTGGTGACAAAGAGGGAGTGATGCAAGAGCTTGAGAAAGGAGTGGAACCCAATCTGGTTGACTATGATAAGAGAACAGCACTTCATTTAGCTGCCTCTGAAGGTTGTGCGGAGATTGTTGTTCTACTTCTTGAGAAAGGAGCTGATGTGAACTCCACAGATCGTTGGGGTCGAACTGTAAGTTGCACTTATTGATGTATAAAATGAATTACGTACCTTTACTGCCTGATTTGGATTGTTGTTTCTAGCGTTTTTATTGTACTGTACTTTGTAGTTGAAATGATATTTATGTagactatattttttttttccatttaaaaacatttttcgtATTTGCTTCGACTCTATTATACTACTATACAACAACTGATGAGCTGTAAATATTGGATTTATCAGAAATTCAAAACTCGAAAAAAAGATGATTACGGATGAGATAGTAAGATGGCTAGAAGGAGGAGTACCTGAATCTAGTGGCATGGAGTATAGTATTGATTTCCTCCATGCTATAACTAAAATTTACTTGAAGACATATGGTTCccgttttcttctcttttattctAACAATCTTGTTAAGGTTATAGTGTAGGACACTATAGATTGtttctcaacaaattgattaGTGTATGCTTTGATCGAAATCTGTGCAGCCACTCTCCGATGCCCGTAACTTTGGTCACGAGGATGTCTGCAAGATTCTAGTGGCCCATGATGGTTATGATCCGGTATATGTCTTAACCTTTTCTCTCATTTATATGATCGCGGCTGTATATACTCTGAATGGAAATATTGTCGCACAGCATTACTCGGAAACATAATGGGTAGTTTGCTTTTTCTGCTATACACGATTCAAAAAGAAACTATCGTATTAAGATTGACTTGAAAGCTGATGCAAGAgtaacatatttatattttaacttttatattgGCCAGTCACTCAGAGTCTAAGCATCTTCGGTCTTTTTCAGGACACAATACTTTTTAGTAGTGACTTTACTGGTTTTAAGTAAACAAGAATGTGTAGAATTTCCTTATAGTCCTATTCCAAGTATAAgaggggtttttttttttcacaagtcAAGGTATTATTGATAATAAACTCAGCACCAAGAAAGTACTGAGAGAAAGTACAACAAAACTAGATAAGATTCCCCCAAGGATGTAAGGAATCCATAAAATCTATCATTATTTCAAGATCATTCGAGAATAACATTACACCAGCTTTTGAAACTATGAGTGCATCTATACTTCCACAGCAAAGAGTTTTTCTACTTTCTCCTCAAAACATCTTTTGTTCCTCTCAAGCCAAACATTCCAGATATGCATACTGGAGTGCTCCTCCAAATCTTTTCTTCACTTTCTTCATTCGCCGACTTTGGCAACTGCTTAGTACTTGTTCCACATTTGATGGCATGACCCACTGGATCCATACAAGTTAGAAACATACACCAAATCTGCCAAACGAATTTGCAGTGTACTAGGAGATGATGTACTGTCTCACTGTTTTCTTTGCACAAATAATACCATCCACATAAGCTAAATCCTCTTCTTTGAAAATTTACATGTGTTCCAttaggtaattttttaaaaaataaataagattggagcttatatttattacttttttatttttgtatcaatttgCAAAGGCTTCAAATATTCATACTGATTTTCACTTGAGTAGACTAAAAAAAGACCCACAATTTTGAGATGTTATACtaagtatttttattaagattttAAAGTACTATTTAAATTTTCCTGCAAAAAACATGCTTCATGTGCTGCCATCCATCAAAAGCAAGCGACTTTGGTTGGAGCTTTAGTAACCCAAAATGATCTCCATAGTCCATCTGTTCTATACTCCTCTAAGCTTCTGCCCAGTAAATGATAGCTCGAGTTTACTGTAATTTACCATACATGTACAagttattatattcaaagaaaCAAAATCAGAAAAACCATAGAAATCTTGACCTATAATTGTGCTATGTATATTACATGAGAATGTGTATATTTACATCAGGTGTCTATGTATATCCTGTAACACTCCCTCTCAAGTTGGAGCATTCATGTTAATTATGTCCAGCTTGTTACAAAGATTTTCAACCCGAGTTCCATTCAAAGCGTTGGTGAATATACCACCCAGTTGCTCACATGTCTTCACCTATCAAGTAGAGATGAGGTTCTCTTGAATCTTCTAGCATGCCTAATTATCTCAACAGAGTTTTGCTGGTGACTAGGGCTTCAAACCAATTTCAGCTAAAATGTGATGTGTCCATATTATTTCACATGTGAACTGAGCCAAACCGTACTCTGGTTCTGCCCTGAATTGAAATACAATACTTTGTTTCGTGCTCTTCCATGAGGTTCCCACCTACAAAGACAATAGCCTGTGGTGAATCTTCTGTCAATTCTAGATCCAATGCCAAACAACATCTACGAAACACTTAATACGAGTATGCCTATGGTTGTTATAAACTTATATAATATGCCAAGTCCAAGAGCTCCTTTAAAGAAACACAAGATATGTTCCAAGGTTGCCTTAGTGTTTGAATCTAGGTGATTTTATGAGTATTATTCTGAACCATGACATTCTATGAGCCATCCTTTGTCTGTGAGAATGATTGTAGTTTGAATTCCAACTCATTTAAACTAATTCATGTGAGATAATCTTGTGACCAGCTAGCTTGTTAGTTTgagaaagaaataaaggaagCAAAGTAACAATAATCCCCAGCAGGAAAAGAGGACAGGCTAAGTCACAAGTATGCCTTCTGGATGAGTTGATGTAGATAGGATCCTTGTCAAAACTGCATGTTCTTTACCACAACATTATCTTTATTTTGGTGGCAGTGTTAGATAATATGAATTTCCGCGAAATGTTGTATCATATCAACGTTTCTTTTTACCTTCATTTCCTTTTGCTTGACGTAGTTGGGTGACTCTGATACTCCATGTTGTATGATTGGTCATGGTGAAGTGGACATGAAGGATGCAACTCTTATTGGAGAAGTAATTTCTCTTACCCAGAAGCCAAGGCAAATATCAACTTGACTATGTTCTTTTAATGTTTCAATTCACTTCTTATTTGTTTTGGCTATTAATGACTGTGAGTGCAAATCTCAGGGTGCATATGGTGAAGTTTATTTGGTAAAGTGGCGCGGTACAGAAGTTGCCGCAAAAACCATTCGTGCTTCCATTGCATCAAACCCAATGGTGAAGTAAGTTAACTGATTTTTTACAGAGCTGTAATTTAAAAATCACATAAGCAATACTTTTTTCTTCCAGATTTTGGATTTAATATGATGTAGAGTAACAATAACGTAACTTGATCAACTTctatttcaaaacaaaaaaaacgtAGTAACTCGGTCAGCTTGACTTTAATATTCGGACTCATAACATCCATAATTGAGAGCTTCACAGGAATGCTTTTATGAAGGAATTAGCATTGTGGCAAAAGTTGCGCCATCCCAATATTGTGCAGTTTCTCGGGGTTCTAAAGCAATCTGATCGATTGATCTTTCTCACCGAGTATCTTCGAAATGTAAGTCTTGTATGATGTGCAGGAGCACTCTGATGATGtgatatcctcctcagctttgAGATATAGGTGTTATTATACGAGTACCTGAGCTTTTAGTCACGGTCACACTGATATTTCTACAAATCGGAAATCTAGGGAAGCTTGTATGACCaattgagaaagaaaggaagacttgaTCCACTAACAGCAGTTGCTTATGCACTAGATATTGCAAGGTATAAGGTTCAATGATAAGTTagcttccaattcaagtgttaCATGACACTTTTTGGCACAATTTACCAGCATTTctgtttctttgtttttcacTCAACTTTGCACCTTTTTTCagtttattattttgtgatttcTTTTCCATAAATGCAAAATATTAAGTTTCCATCTACTAAGTGCAATTATTAAGCTGGAAAAGCACTCTTTCATGCATTACTGTGCTTTTAACCTTACTATGCATCTTATGCCAAGATATGTTTGATATGGATCAGATTTTTTATAGCCCGAGTTCTTAATTGATATATGTAATATGTGCTTATTATAGAATACGTACTATATCTGAAAGAACCAAGCAATgaccaaattaaaattattcGGCCATGATCATAGGTAGAAAGTTGCTCTGATGTTGAATTGTGTAGACAACTAAGTTCAATC
Proteins encoded in this window:
- the LOC125863642 gene encoding elicitor-responsive protein 3, producing the protein MKGGLLEVYVVSARGISHSNIIGNPSYYVIVECGSQSYTTKISSGNHKEILWNEKFKFELPTNKLEECEYLKLKIMDEEFFTAGGFAGETIINLKGIIMEGNEKRFIEVIPVAYNVVLEDDTYKGQIKVGLRFTPTSKIVQTVGKKDAPKENENGIGQIIYSKIINLWPNTWRSFFPCENANNIIDKNKPN
- the LOC125864452 gene encoding integrin-linked protein kinase 1-like isoform X1, whose protein sequence is MDDNELHLSPPAQMLPQRMESGGPYCLLHCSGLGDKEGVMQELEKGVEPNLVDYDKRTALHLAASEGCAEIVVLLLEKGADVNSTDRWGRTPLSDARNFGHEDVCKILVAHDGYDPLGDSDTPCCMIGHGEVDMKDATLIGEGAYGEVYLVKWRGTEVAAKTIRASIASNPMVKNAFMKELALWQKLRHPNIVQFLGVLKQSDRLIFLTEYLRNGSLYDQLRKKGRLDPLTAVAYALDIARGMNYLHQHKPHSIIHRDLTPRNVLQDEAGHLKVTDFGLSKIAQQKDSYGYKMTGGTGSYRYMAPEVYRRESYGKSVDVFSFALIVHEMFLGGPSNREEAAEKVADKTAYEDYRPHLASYIFPEQIKTLLRECWHKNPDRRPSFQEIIDRLEKIHATLQEKIVLGTCCSCMVL
- the LOC125864452 gene encoding integrin-linked protein kinase 1-like isoform X2 is translated as MDDNELHLSPPAMLPQRMESGGPYCLLHCSGLGDKEGVMQELEKGVEPNLVDYDKRTALHLAASEGCAEIVVLLLEKGADVNSTDRWGRTPLSDARNFGHEDVCKILVAHDGYDPLGDSDTPCCMIGHGEVDMKDATLIGEGAYGEVYLVKWRGTEVAAKTIRASIASNPMVKNAFMKELALWQKLRHPNIVQFLGVLKQSDRLIFLTEYLRNGSLYDQLRKKGRLDPLTAVAYALDIARGMNYLHQHKPHSIIHRDLTPRNVLQDEAGHLKVTDFGLSKIAQQKDSYGYKMTGGTGSYRYMAPEVYRRESYGKSVDVFSFALIVHEMFLGGPSNREEAAEKVADKTAYEDYRPHLASYIFPEQIKTLLRECWHKNPDRRPSFQEIIDRLEKIHATLQEKIVLGTCCSCMVL
- the LOC125864452 gene encoding integrin-linked protein kinase 1-like isoform X3 codes for the protein MQELEKGVEPNLVDYDKRTALHLAASEGCAEIVVLLLEKGADVNSTDRWGRTPLSDARNFGHEDVCKILVAHDGYDPLGDSDTPCCMIGHGEVDMKDATLIGEGAYGEVYLVKWRGTEVAAKTIRASIASNPMVKNAFMKELALWQKLRHPNIVQFLGVLKQSDRLIFLTEYLRNGSLYDQLRKKGRLDPLTAVAYALDIARGMNYLHQHKPHSIIHRDLTPRNVLQDEAGHLKVTDFGLSKIAQQKDSYGYKMTGGTGSYRYMAPEVYRRESYGKSVDVFSFALIVHEMFLGGPSNREEAAEKVADKTAYEDYRPHLASYIFPEQIKTLLRECWHKNPDRRPSFQEIIDRLEKIHATLQEKIVLGTCCSCMVL